The Lolium rigidum isolate FL_2022 chromosome 1, APGP_CSIRO_Lrig_0.1, whole genome shotgun sequence region TGGGGAGATCAACGAGCTGTTTAAATGAGTTTCAACTGTTGGAGAAAACAAACAAATAAGATGACAAACAATAACAAcatcaaaaggcataaataagtaTGTAGTGAAATTTGGAATAATATAACTAATCAATTGATATCGGACAGAATGGAGAGGTGCCTTACAAGGTTATTATTTGGTTCCCTCCAGTAGAACCCCTGCAATATGATTGGGGCGACGTTGCATGCTACTAGAACAAAAAACAATAGAGCATGCTTTCCAATCCACTCCATTGGGAAAACCAACCTCTTGTAACCGTACACGTCCACCTGAAAAATATTGAGTACATAATGGACCGAATTAACCGCTGTTGGCACTGCATGATCGACAAGTGAACAAAGTAAAATAAGAAAATCTGAAGAAAAAAACCAAAAACAGAAATCTACAAGAAAGTCTAATAGAAAATAAACTGTAAATCCGAAAGTGTGACGAATGGTTGAAAGAACGCCCTATTATTTTTCTTGATTTATTGTATATCGGTTTATTTTGATTTAATGATACTTTTGCAATGTTTTTCAATAAAATTATCCAAATATCTCAGATATTTCTAAACTTGTGGGATATTCTTCTTTTTCTATTAAAGTTTAATTGCAGACAATGCTTATTCGTGCCACACATTTGAAAATAGTTGTGGCCTAGACAATTTCAAAATATCATTAGATTTTGTTTGGTACCAGAGTTTTTGTGGGGATTAATAATGCGGACAATCCTACATAGCATCATCCAATCCCCTCAAATCCCATAAACCCCAATTCCAAATCCACTAAGGCCTcgtttacttctctcgtattttcACTCTCAGGAAGTTAGGGAATAAGAGGGGATTTGATGTGCACCCAATCTCTACCATCCCCGCAAATACTCTTCCcaaaaaatacactagtatgtGGGAGAGTTTTTAGTCTAGGCAAAAGTGAGGGGATATGTGGGGATATCTTGGGATTATCTCATCCAAACTGGGAGAAGTAAACGGGCCACTTGGGTTTTTTCGGGATTCGGGATAATCCCCGCCAatcctctaaaatacatagaaataaACAAGGCCTAAGTAGGGGTAGTGTATTGGGTATCAGGGAAAATACACTAGGATTTGTGAAAAATTGAAAAGATGTGAGTATTAAACTAGCCCAATACACTAAAACAAAACTCGCTTTAAAAAAAAGTGAGGTTTTGTGGTTTGGTGGGGATTATTTCCACTAATcgcaaaactctagtaccaaacaaacaAACCTATGGGTCATGTTTTCAACGTTTTGATGATATATTGAGTCTAGTTGCGGGGTGAATATATACTAGACTCTAGGTGTGGTTTGCGGGATGATAGTTGGTTTGTTTTTCATTAAAACCCCAATTCCAAATATTTAAACTCCAAAAAAGATGTAGCTACGAACCAGCAAATAGATCCCTGCTAAGAAAAGTCCAGCTGTACCAGCGGTGACGCAGGTGTAGCTCAGGCTGTACAGTGACTTGTTCATACGCAACCCTGCATGCATGCCAATCGGAGACACCTCGTGTTAATCATGCTGATCGCAAATGATGACAAGCTAATTACTACTAAATTAATCCACGAGCTAAATAACTAAGTACCGAAGAAGTCGAGGGAGAATCCGAAAGCTAGTAAGCTAAACCCCGGGATGGACCACCACACCATTCTCTCATCGTGCTCCTGCGTGCTCATGAAGACAGTCGCATAATAGGTACAGATTTCACTAGCTACTCTTTCTAAGGACAACTTCATGCATGGCATCTTAAGGACAAGGAGGAATGTCAACTGATACATATTCTGGTTTGGAAAGAGGAGGGATACGTACCTTGAAGTGGACGATGACGTGCCCGAACTGGAGCCCCACCAAGCAGGTCACGGTTGCCATCAAGGAGCTAAGGAGGCCCTCGGGGTCGAAGGGGGCTTGGCACCACGGCGGCGCGTCGGACGGCAGCGGCCCGTTGCGAGGAGAGTCGATGCTGCACCGCTGCACGCACGATGGGGATTTGAGGTTTGGTGAGGATAAAACTCTAGTACCGAACAAAGCTAGTTTTAACTGAATATATACCGCCGTTTTCAGATAGAACGGGTGTGTATAGAGATGCTGGATTCCAAGAACACTCCGGTCGATCATGCCAACGGCGTTGCAACCTGGCCCTGTAGAACTTCTCACACCACATTGCACCTGCAACCAATCCAATAATAAGCAACCACCATTTCTTAAGAAAAAATCATGCCGCATAGCACACCAACTGACAAACAAGTTTCAGCACAGAGAAGAGCCTACCACAAAATGTTTCACGGTAGAGTCAGGAGACATGACGTCGTACTCCCAGTCAGGCACGTACAAACCGTACAAGATCACCGTGTACGTGACCGTGAGGACCAAACCAACAAGCCTTAGCACAAGGAATTAAAGGAAATATGTGAATAATAACCAGATCTATTAACTAGCTAATATTAATAAGTTAAATAACAGTAACAGATCGAAGTGTGCTATGCTCACAGCTGATGCCGGTTTTTTCTGACTATTGTGCAGCTGGAGCCCCCGCCGCCCCCCTTTAGCCAGATTTCGCATAGCGCCACCGCTAGGTATGCCATGGCA contains the following coding sequences:
- the LOC124704428 gene encoding heparan-alpha-glucosaminide N-acetyltransferase-like gives rise to the protein MAAVKIVDTTESPEGDDNHYSDVEAGNIGGTATILRVVSLRQHRLVSLDVFRGITVTLMMIVDDIGGLVPKISHSPWDGATLADFVFPFFLFIVGVSLALAYKRVPNRMLATKKAVLRAAKLFLLGLLLQGGFFHSIHDLTYGVDIRKIRSMGVLQRTAMAYLAVALCEIWLKGGGGGSSCTIVRKNRHQLLVGLVLTVTYTVILYGLYVPDWEYDVMSPDSTVKHFVVQCGVRSSTGPGCNAVGMIDRSVLGIQHLYTHPFYLKTARCSIDSPRNGPLPSDAPPWCQAPFDPEGLLSSLMATVTCLVGLQFGHVIVHFKEHDERMVWWSIPGFSLLAFGFSLDFFGLRMNKSLYSLSYTCVTAGTAGLFLAGIYLLVDVYGYKRLVFPMEWIGKHALLFFVLVACNVAPIILQGFYWREPNNNLVRHLSILSDIN